The Drosophila yakuba strain Tai18E2 chromosome X, Prin_Dyak_Tai18E2_2.1, whole genome shotgun sequence DNA segment AATTGGATGGTGAGTTCGCTTTCGAGTTCGCAATAAAGCCCAACTAATGCTTGACACTGTATTGTAGACTCTCTGGAGGATATCCGGCTGCCCAGCAAGGTGGAGGTGCTGGTGACTCCCGCCAATATGGAGGCCTTTGGCCGCGTGCAGTCCCTGGCACAGAATCCACGCGGCAGGATTATAGTTCCGTTGCATAAGAAACTAATCAGCTTCATCAAGACGTTCGAGTACAAATGGCGCAGCGCCAATCAGCGTCTGCACGAGGAGAAGAGTGCCTACTTTCCCAGCAGCCTGGCTACCTCCACTACatccaacaataacaacaataataataacaacaacaacgaaacgGAACCACTGCAGCCGGCGGTTTCATCGCTGGATCCCTCCATGTGCTTCCAGCCGAGGCCGGGAGTAGCCATCCACCGACCTTTACTCAGTATCACCGCCTACTTAAGCAGCATTAACATATGCTTGACGGCATACGAAGAGCGCATGGGCTTCAAAGTGCGGAGTGAGACCTTGGGCAACCTGGCCGGCATATCGGTGGCGGCCAGCAAGAGACCGCGGACGGAAAGCGGCTCCGAGAAGCGTTCGCCGGAGACGAAGAAGCCCAAATCGGGTGCCAGCCCGCCGCTGGAAAAGAGTTTGGACGATGGACCCTTGCTGGAGGGTAATCTGATGAAGATGGAGAATAGCAGCGGCGATGAGCTGGGCGAGGAGATCCACGAGTTTCTCGGCGACATATTGGAGGCGCCGCCGCATCCGCAGGCAGCCACTATTCCACCTATTTCAGCTCTTCCAATCCCTAGTGATACAACCACTGTTGCTGTCGCGCTCGAAGCTTCCGCTGATCCTGTGCTACAGACTGATCCAGCCACCGCTGATCTATCTCATCCACTGGCGACCACAGTGCTACAAGCTTCCTGTGCTGGCGCTCCTGCTCCTTCCACTCCTGTATCTGGTTCGTCGTCGGCGGCACCGCCGGTTGCCCGCTCCAAACGCAAAGAAGCCAAGGAGGCGGCGGCCGCGGCACAGGCGCGAAATTTTAAGCCCCTGCTCAGCGACGACATCCTTAAGAGAATCCGTAAGGGCTGGACACAGGCAAATGCGGCGGACATAACCATTGGCGATCTGTACGTGGTCTTTGGCCAGGACTCcaagctggagctggagtaTTACTGGTGTGAGGTGGACAGCGCGACTGCCATGGCACCCAGCATACTAGCAATCAACACCGTAACGCCAAGCTCCACGTCGGTGGCCACGCAAACCGGCACCTCTTCTTCCAGCAACGCCACGACCACAACAACCGCATCTTCCACCTGCTCCGTCAGCAATGCGAGCACAACGTTGCCCTACAATCCCAACGACTGTGATAGCGTGGAACGCGTCAAGGCCGTCACCACGTCGTCGGTGAGCAACAAGCTGAAGCACCTGTTGCTCGTGGCCAATCTCAGCGAGCGCGTGCGCAAGCGCCAGTGCAACTGCGGCCACACGTGCGATCGCAAGCGGGACCTGATGACCAAGGCGCAGCAGCTGGCAGAGGCGACGGCGGCCACCGGCGGCGTTAGCCTGGCGGAGGGCAACTTCCGCACGCCAATGCTGCCGGTGAGGCGGCCCATATCCAACATCGATCCTGTGCGCCAGCTCTCAGCGGTAAGTGGGCGCTTTTGTTATGGGCGCAACTTCAATGACCCAAGTAAATGCATTACTTGTTTGCAGCTCACGCGGCAAAAGATCAGTCGCCAGGTGCTCGTGCAGCGCCGTCTCCTGCCCCCCACATCCATTGGCGGTCGTCCGTACGACCTGTTGAGTGTGCGCCAACTGCACAGTGGCCTTTTCGAACCGATCGATCGCCTCGATGGCACCAGCTCTACTTCCAGTTCCAGTGGCATCAGCTCCTCCGGCTCAAAACCAGATTCCAGCATGGGTGCGACGCTACTTTCACAGGATCAAGGGCCAGAGGATCAGGGGGCGTTGGAGTTCCTCAACGACGAGGTCACGCAAGCCAGCGCTCGAGATATGCCCAACCTGGACATTTGTGTGGCCACCAGCACGACTGGCGTCAGCAGTTCCCTGGCGGAGGCGGTGCAAGACGACAGCACATGTAAGAGCATCAAGCGTTCGGTTTCGGTTACTTTGTTATTGACACTTGTGCAAATCTTTTCGCTGGCAGCTCAAAACTTCTTCCACGGCAGCGTAAGCCCGATGCACTTGCTCAGGGACTCAACATCCAATGCGCGCT contains these protein-coding regions:
- the LOC6524361 gene encoding protein cramped — protein: MEELCKQPQPPPPPPPPPPSSVSIEEPPLANGKGGGAAVVHLIAKLPEEELLGSVTMHNCPGTRASARVIQKMKQDLTRPMTPPPSEREPNKKDEKAAQKTPSQLKTGSGKTTWTNVERNCFFDALNEFGKDFEAVANCINAKLKRRNGNSDYSFKTKDQVRQHYYQTYHKICKYVRFSDELKKPAQELYTLINYGEMRRKLQFLTEKHFMKLKQLIYQGQITVRCKGKNIRIKTPSCKALRRLNQLDDSLEDIRLPSKVEVLVTPANMEAFGRVQSLAQNPRGRIIVPLHKKLISFIKTFEYKWRSANQRLHEEKSAYFPSSLATSTTSNNNNNNNNNNNETEPLQPAVSSLDPSMCFQPRPGVAIHRPLLSITAYLSSINICLTAYEERMGFKVRSETLGNLAGISVAASKRPRTESGSEKRSPETKKPKSGASPPLEKSLDDGPLLEGNLMKMENSSGDELGEEIHEFLGDILEAPPHPQAATIPPISALPIPSDTTTVAVALEASADPVLQTDPATADLSHPLATTVLQASCAGAPAPSTPVSGSSSAAPPVARSKRKEAKEAAAAAQARNFKPLLSDDILKRIRKGWTQANAADITIGDLYVVFGQDSKLELEYYWCEVDSATAMAPSILAINTVTPSSTSVATQTGTSSSSNATTTTTASSTCSVSNASTTLPYNPNDCDSVERVKAVTTSSVSNKLKHLLLVANLSERVRKRQCNCGHTCDRKRDLMTKAQQLAEATAATGGVSLAEGNFRTPMLPVRRPISNIDPVRQLSALTRQKISRQVLVQRRLLPPTSIGGRPYDLLSVRQLHSGLFEPIDRLDGTSSTSSSSGISSSGSKPDSSMGATLLSQDQGPEDQGALEFLNDEVTQASARDMPNLDICVATSTTGVSSSLAEAVQDDSTSQNFFHGSVSPMHLLRDSTSNARWLEDNINDFSLTSLLGHLDGIDATRDILDPSSSMSVISESSVDFRHKFQEIAALLQQQEKD